The Mangifera indica cultivar Alphonso chromosome 19, CATAS_Mindica_2.1, whole genome shotgun sequence nucleotide sequence aaagaaaataacaagaaaTCATGACTACACATGGAAAATTGGTAACCTGTAGATTTGGATTGTTTCTCTTTTGATCTGCCAGATTTCTTGCGAGAACATTCCTGAGCCAAATCCAGATGATAGAAGGAAGGGTAAATTTCAGTGTTGAGATTTTTTGCTACAAAAGTATTGCAACTTTGCAATATAATAACAATCTCCTTGAGGATATGTACAAAAAGATAGTCACCTGCTCCAAAGCTTTCTCAAATATTTCAAGATAAGAACCATTATTCTGTTCAAGCACCTGAGGGTTCAAAGCACAGTACCATAGGATAAGTGTGTTAAACATGAACATGTCCAGCCAAATGTAGAACAAAGGACTACCCCAAAATGATGGTCCGAATAATCAAACTTACCATCTTAAACTCCAAGTGGCTTTTAATAATATCTACATACAAACTGCAAGCAATATACAAGGCACATTATTTTTTACAAGCTAACTGGTCGAGAAAACACAAAACAGTTGATCAGATAAAAAAGTACTGACTATTCATAGGTTCCGTAAAGTCTGACAAGAGCAGCTCCCACTGCTTTATTATAAGGTTTATTGCTTTCACTAACAGTTTTCTCATCAACAACCTAGCAAAAAATTGAGCAGATAAAGAATTACAGGTAATTAGAATCATATACAATTTGCTGTTCTAAAACGATACCAGACAAAAACCAGCAGACAGAGTATTTATATACCTGTGCAGGCCACCATGATTTACCCTGGAGCTTCACCCAAATAATATCCCCTAGCTTGACCTCCCTTTCCAATTTCATGGCCGCAGCTTTCTTTCCACCTCCACCGTCATCATGACTTGGATCACCAACAACTTGTTTACCACTCATAACTTGTCTTTGTCTCCTAGATTATCTAGTTCCAAAAAGCAATAAGTTAAAGCATACTTCACCCATGACTATCTGCCCGCATCAAAATTAATCATTGAAAATCCAACCCCCAAAAGATTGTTTCATACTTCAAAACAACATTGACAATATTTCTGAGGAATTGAGCTCTCATTTCAGTGAATTACGCTACTTTATGTAGAAACCAAATCTACCACAAGATTATCACATAAATTTTGTACCTTTCATTTGATATAATtctctagaaaaaaaaatgataatctgCCCTATCTCTTAAATCTATTGTTCTTCTATAGCAAAAAAATTACAGTTCAGATATGGTCATTACATGCTATAGACAAGAGATGAGACACGCTAAAAGCTCAATCGCCAACACTTGATGGGAACCTAACTGATACCTCCTCTCTTAATAGCCACAACTGGATTTGCATGTGCAAATGACATACATATAATCCTACTTTTAGTCACCAGAAACAGGAAGAACGAAGAAATTATAGTTCTACCGATCATGTCAGCAAAACAGCATAGTTTCTGAGCTTAGAGCTGGTTTTCGAAGATAAAAAATCGAGTTTCTTCTTTGCTTCCATAACATTTTCTCAACAACCAAGCAGTACAAACATTtcgaaaaccctaaaattgaatgaagaaaaaccaaaataaaaaataaaaaaataaataaataaataaaagaatgatCAGTATAGTGGGTTCTTACTATTTTGCAACGAAAGAGAGAGAGCAGAATGTGTGTCAAAGcagagaagaaaattgttatgACCCCATAACCCAAATGCATTTAAAGAGCTTACAACAAAAGAGAGTGGGAGAAATTATTTTGGTGCCTCGAACCGAGAAATCCACCTGTCcaagctgctgctgctgctgcagcattttgttttatttttattttttaattattgttggGTTGCCGTG carries:
- the LOC123202813 gene encoding histone H3-lysine(4) N-trimethyltransferase ATX1-like produces the protein MSGKQVVGDPSHDDGGGGKKAAAMKLEREVKLGDIIWVKLQGKSWWPAQVVDEKTVSESNKPYNKAVGAALVRLYGTYEYLYVDIIKSHLEFKMVLEQNNGSYLEIFEKALEQECSRKKSGRSKEKQSKSTGNVVKPNSSSAGYDTKGRSPQKDEVLKKQKLESPNSGTDVLRKSHELSARRLRVMQSLGLIAPSGSPFGKNGQISVSL